One segment of Curtobacterium sp. MR_MD2014 DNA contains the following:
- the dapD gene encoding 2,3,4,5-tetrahydropyridine-2,6-dicarboxylate N-succinyltransferase, whose translation MTDATAATDRPTHAWGHGLATIAADGTVLDTWYPETHLGARPADAVFPPELEAHVGDDPRREVRIEAVTTEIAIDDAPTSTPDAYLRLHLLSHLHVRPNTVSLDGVFGHLPIVAWTNAGPVHPDALVRLRPVLQRAGIAVHAVDKFPRLLDYVVPDRVRIGDANRVRLGAHLAPGTTVMHEGFVNFNAGTLGDAMIEGRVSQGVVVGDGTDIGGGASIMGTLSGGGTHRVSLGERALLGANAGLGISLGDDSVIEAGLYVTAGTKVVLVGVAPNPDGTPRTVKAAELSGVPNVLFRRNSLSGAVEALQRQGQGIQLNTALHA comes from the coding sequence GTGACCGACGCGACCGCTGCCACCGACCGACCCACGCACGCCTGGGGCCACGGCCTCGCGACGATCGCCGCCGACGGCACCGTCCTCGACACCTGGTACCCCGAGACGCACCTCGGTGCGCGTCCGGCCGACGCGGTGTTCCCGCCCGAGCTCGAGGCACACGTCGGCGACGACCCCCGGCGCGAGGTCCGGATCGAGGCGGTGACGACCGAGATCGCCATCGACGACGCACCGACCAGCACGCCCGATGCGTACCTGCGGCTGCACCTGCTCAGCCACCTGCACGTCCGGCCGAACACCGTCTCGCTCGACGGCGTCTTCGGTCACCTGCCGATCGTCGCCTGGACCAACGCCGGCCCGGTGCACCCGGACGCCCTCGTCCGCCTGCGTCCGGTCCTGCAGCGCGCGGGCATCGCGGTGCACGCGGTCGACAAGTTCCCCCGCCTGCTCGACTACGTCGTGCCGGACCGGGTGCGCATCGGCGACGCCAACCGGGTGCGGCTGGGCGCACACCTGGCTCCCGGCACGACCGTCATGCACGAGGGCTTCGTGAACTTCAACGCCGGCACGCTCGGTGACGCCATGATCGAGGGTCGGGTGTCGCAGGGGGTCGTCGTCGGAGACGGCACCGACATCGGTGGGGGTGCGTCGATCATGGGGACCCTGTCCGGCGGCGGGACGCACCGGGTGTCGCTGGGCGAGCGGGCGCTCCTCGGGGCGAACGCCGGCCTCGGCATCTCGCTCGGCGACGACTCCGTGATCGAGGCCGGACTCTACGTGACGGCCGGCACCAAGGTCGTCCTGGTGGGGGTCGCACCGAACCCGGACGGCACGCCGCGCACCGTGAAGGCCGCAGAGCTGTCGGGCGTGCCGAACGTGCTGTTCCGGCGCAACTCGCTCTCCGGTGCGGTCGAGGCCCTGCAGCGCCAGGGCCAGGGCATCCAGCTCAACACGGCGCTGCACGCGTAG
- the dapE gene encoding succinyl-diaminopimelate desuccinylase, with the protein MPEQLDLTASSIDITRAVCDIESVSGNEGPLADAIEAALSSLPHLDVVRDGDAIVARTQLGRERRVVIAGHIDTVPLNGNLPTEFRTADDGTEILWGRGTVDMKAGCAVQLKLAHDLTEPNVDVTWVFYDHEEVSDSLNGLGRLARTRPELLAGDFAILGEPSGAQIEGGCNGNLRAEVRTSGKRSHSARSWIGDNAIHKTAPILATLAAYEPRTVTVDGLEYREGLNAVGITGGIAGNVIPDEAMVHVNYRFAPSRSADEAVAHIRELFAGYDVQIVDLAAGARPGLDAPLAQQFVAAVGGPAPRPKYGWTDVARFSALGVPAVNYGPGEPVFAHHDDEQVPVDQITAVEDGLRRWLTA; encoded by the coding sequence ATGCCGGAGCAGCTCGACCTCACCGCCTCGTCCATCGACATCACGCGCGCCGTCTGCGACATCGAGTCGGTGTCGGGGAACGAAGGACCCCTCGCCGACGCGATCGAGGCGGCGCTGTCGTCGCTGCCCCACCTCGACGTCGTGCGCGACGGCGATGCGATCGTGGCACGCACGCAGCTCGGTCGCGAGCGCCGTGTCGTGATCGCCGGGCACATCGACACGGTGCCGCTCAACGGCAACCTGCCGACCGAGTTCCGGACCGCGGACGACGGCACCGAGATCCTCTGGGGTCGCGGCACGGTCGACATGAAGGCCGGGTGCGCCGTGCAGCTCAAGCTCGCGCACGACCTGACCGAGCCGAACGTCGACGTCACGTGGGTGTTCTACGACCACGAGGAGGTCAGCGACTCCCTCAACGGCCTCGGTCGGCTCGCACGGACCCGTCCCGAGCTGCTCGCGGGCGACTTCGCGATCCTCGGTGAGCCGTCGGGGGCCCAGATCGAGGGTGGGTGCAACGGCAACCTCCGCGCCGAGGTCCGGACCTCCGGCAAGCGCTCCCACAGCGCACGCAGCTGGATCGGCGACAACGCGATCCACAAGACCGCACCGATCCTGGCGACGCTCGCGGCGTACGAACCGCGCACCGTGACGGTCGACGGGCTCGAGTACCGCGAGGGGCTCAACGCCGTGGGCATCACCGGCGGCATCGCCGGCAACGTCATCCCGGACGAGGCCATGGTGCACGTGAACTACCGCTTCGCGCCGTCGCGCAGCGCGGACGAGGCGGTCGCGCACATCCGAGAGCTCTTCGCCGGGTACGACGTGCAGATCGTCGACCTCGCCGCCGGCGCCCGCCCCGGGCTCGACGCGCCGCTCGCGCAGCAGTTCGTCGCAGCGGTCGGCGGCCCGGCCCCGCGTCCGAAGTACGGGTGGACCGACGTCGCCCGCTTCTCGGCGCTCGGGGTCCCGGCGGTCAACTACGGTCCCGGCGAGCCGGTCTTCGCCCACCACGACGACGAGCAGGTCCCCGTCGACCAGATCACCGCGGTCGAGGACGGCCTGCGTCGGTGGCTGACGGCGTGA
- a CDS encoding AI-2E family transporter, translated as MLRPQVDPVVEAVPRGMRIAGAFSWRFLVVVAALAVVVALVVLLQDILVPFLVGLLVCALLAPFSAFLQRHRWPKWLAVLTACISVVVVLGVLALVVTAQIRYDLPTLERRLTSNVQTFQTLLASEPFGITSAQVTKYLAEATKFLQTHVASILSGAAEAGSGLVHALEGLFIVVFTTIFVLIDGRRIWSWVVRIFPRRSRGRIDAAGQAGWKTLTSFIRVQLVVAVTDALGIVIGALALGLPLAVPIGVIVFFGAFVPVVGAIVAGIVAVLIALVFNGLVPALVMLAVVVVVQQLESHVLHPFLTGSAVRVHPLGVVLGVTAGTTIAGVVGAFFAVPFIATVNAMVHAAADWRPGEDPSATPAAEDSDDREVDHGGVQS; from the coding sequence ATGCTGCGTCCACAGGTCGATCCGGTCGTCGAGGCGGTGCCGAGGGGCATGCGCATCGCCGGAGCGTTCTCGTGGCGCTTCCTCGTGGTGGTGGCTGCCCTCGCCGTCGTCGTCGCCCTCGTGGTCCTGCTGCAGGACATCCTCGTGCCGTTCCTGGTCGGGCTGCTCGTCTGCGCACTGCTCGCCCCCTTCTCGGCGTTCCTGCAACGTCACCGGTGGCCGAAGTGGCTCGCCGTGCTCACGGCCTGCATCTCGGTCGTGGTCGTCCTCGGTGTCCTGGCGCTCGTCGTGACGGCGCAGATCCGCTACGACCTGCCGACGCTCGAGCGTCGACTGACGAGCAACGTGCAGACCTTCCAGACCCTGCTCGCGTCCGAGCCGTTCGGCATCACCTCGGCGCAGGTCACGAAGTACCTGGCGGAGGCGACGAAGTTCCTGCAGACCCACGTCGCGTCGATCCTGTCCGGGGCCGCCGAGGCGGGCAGCGGGCTGGTGCACGCGCTCGAGGGGCTGTTCATCGTGGTGTTCACGACGATCTTCGTGCTCATCGACGGCCGCCGGATCTGGTCGTGGGTGGTGCGGATCTTCCCGCGACGCTCGCGCGGACGCATCGACGCCGCGGGTCAGGCGGGGTGGAAGACCCTCACCAGCTTCATCCGCGTGCAGCTCGTCGTCGCGGTGACGGACGCACTCGGCATCGTCATCGGCGCGCTCGCGCTCGGCCTCCCGCTCGCCGTCCCGATCGGCGTGATCGTGTTCTTCGGCGCGTTCGTCCCGGTGGTCGGGGCGATCGTCGCCGGCATCGTCGCCGTGCTCATCGCGCTGGTCTTCAACGGACTGGTGCCGGCGCTGGTCATGCTCGCCGTGGTGGTGGTGGTCCAGCAGCTCGAGAGCCACGTGCTGCACCCGTTCCTGACCGGCTCGGCCGTCCGGGTGCACCCGCTCGGCGTCGTGCTCGGTGTGACCGCGGGCACCACGATCGCCGGCGTCGTCGGAGCCTTCTTCGCCGTGCCGTTCATCGCGACGGTGAACGCGATGGTGCACGCCGCGGCCGACTGGCGCCCGGGCGAGGACCCCTCGGCGACACCCGCCGCCGAGGACTCAGACGACCGCGAGGTCGATCACGGCGGCGTCCAGTCGTAG
- a CDS encoding DUF3117 domain-containing protein yields the protein MAAMKPRTGDGPMEAVKEGRLIIVRVPLEGGGRLVVSVNDAEAKELHDALAEVVSA from the coding sequence ATGGCAGCGATGAAGCCGAGGACCGGTGACGGGCCGATGGAGGCTGTCAAGGAGGGTCGACTCATCATCGTGCGGGTTCCGCTCGAAGGTGGAGGCCGCCTGGTGGTCTCGGTCAACGACGCCGAGGCCAAGGAACTCCACGACGCACTGGCAGAGGTCGTCTCCGCCTAG
- a CDS encoding O-methyltransferase, with protein sequence MSEKESNWKFAEDIVSEPEVIARAREHSLELGVEAVSPAIGAQIAVVAAASRATSMIEIGTGLGVSGLYLLRGAPDATLTTIDVEVDHQQYARDAYVAAGTAPSRVRLIPGRANQVLPRMNEASYDVVLVDADPEHVIEYVEHGLRLARVGGTVLVPHALWRGRVADPVRRDRATTDFRLLLTEVSTSGAVRSALSPAGDGLLQMTKVSA encoded by the coding sequence GTGTCAGAGAAAGAGTCGAACTGGAAGTTCGCCGAGGACATCGTCTCGGAGCCCGAGGTGATCGCGCGAGCGCGAGAGCACTCCCTCGAACTCGGGGTCGAAGCCGTCTCCCCCGCGATCGGCGCCCAGATCGCCGTGGTCGCAGCGGCATCGCGCGCGACGAGCATGATCGAGATCGGCACCGGGCTCGGCGTCTCGGGACTCTACCTGCTGCGCGGCGCGCCCGATGCGACCCTCACGACGATCGACGTCGAGGTCGACCACCAGCAGTACGCCCGTGACGCCTACGTCGCCGCCGGCACGGCACCCTCGCGCGTCCGGCTCATCCCGGGTCGGGCGAACCAGGTGCTGCCCCGGATGAACGAGGCGTCGTACGACGTCGTCCTCGTCGACGCCGACCCCGAGCACGTGATCGAGTACGTGGAGCACGGACTCCGCCTCGCGCGCGTCGGGGGCACCGTGCTCGTGCCGCACGCGCTCTGGCGCGGTCGCGTCGCGGACCCGGTGCGTCGGGACCGCGCGACGACGGACTTCCGACTGCTGCTCACCGAGGTCTCGACCTCGGGCGCGGTGCGGAGTGCGCTCTCCCCCGCCGGGGACGGGCTGCTGCAGATGACGAAGGTCTCGGCCTGA
- a CDS encoding twin-arginine translocase TatA/TatE family subunit: MSIDFNKILIIGIIAVLLLGPQRLPMYAQKLAEFVKAIRRFADTAKDRMREEMGPEFDDVDWQKLDPRQYDPRRIIRDALLDSGGTAAGSTAAVETAQVTASKVRATAPVVPLAEGEPAPFDTEAT; the protein is encoded by the coding sequence GTGTCCATCGACTTCAACAAGATCCTGATCATCGGGATCATCGCGGTGCTGCTGCTCGGGCCGCAGCGCCTGCCGATGTACGCGCAGAAGCTCGCCGAGTTCGTCAAGGCGATCCGCCGGTTCGCGGACACCGCGAAGGACCGCATGCGCGAGGAGATGGGCCCCGAGTTCGACGACGTCGACTGGCAGAAGCTCGACCCCCGGCAGTACGACCCCCGTCGCATCATCCGCGACGCCCTGCTCGACTCCGGGGGCACCGCCGCCGGCAGCACGGCCGCGGTGGAGACCGCGCAGGTCACCGCGTCGAAGGTGCGTGCGACGGCGCCGGTGGTGCCGCTCGCCGAGGGCGAGCCGGCCCCCTTCGACACCGAGGCGACCTGA
- a CDS encoding class I SAM-dependent methyltransferase → MDSSDHVSVDWDAARATNRANWDDRVPIHEGAYDVAALDDPAHRSDVVRDDLPALTPWLPGGTLTGLDVCHLQCHIGTDTVSLAREGARLTGVDFSAPALAAAAALADRLGLDVTWVETDVLDARAAVTGDFDVVYTSIGTICWLPDLDRWAAQVAGLLRPGGVFFIRDGHPALYALDEDAPELVTRHRYFPDGTAQQWEDAGTYVGEGTVANTRTYEWPHPLSEVVNALLGAGLRLRRLDEGRTLPWRFSPRMEEDGHGSWVWPAPDRDRIPTTFTIVATRD, encoded by the coding sequence ATGGACAGCTCCGACCACGTCAGCGTCGACTGGGACGCCGCCCGCGCGACGAACCGCGCGAACTGGGACGACCGGGTCCCCATCCACGAGGGCGCGTACGACGTCGCCGCGCTCGACGACCCGGCACACCGGTCGGACGTCGTGCGCGACGACCTGCCCGCGCTCACGCCGTGGCTGCCCGGCGGCACGCTCACGGGGCTCGACGTCTGCCACCTGCAGTGCCACATCGGCACCGACACGGTCTCGCTGGCCCGCGAGGGTGCACGCCTCACCGGGGTCGACTTCTCGGCACCGGCGCTCGCGGCGGCAGCGGCCCTGGCCGACCGGCTCGGCCTCGACGTCACGTGGGTGGAGACCGACGTCCTCGACGCCCGCGCGGCCGTCACCGGCGACTTCGACGTCGTCTACACGAGCATCGGCACGATCTGCTGGCTCCCGGACCTCGACCGCTGGGCCGCGCAGGTCGCGGGACTCCTCAGGCCGGGCGGGGTGTTCTTCATCCGCGACGGACACCCCGCGCTGTACGCCCTGGACGAGGACGCGCCGGAGCTCGTGACGCGGCACCGGTACTTCCCCGACGGCACGGCCCAGCAGTGGGAGGACGCGGGCACCTACGTCGGCGAGGGCACCGTCGCGAACACCCGGACGTACGAGTGGCCGCACCCGCTGTCCGAGGTCGTCAACGCCCTGCTCGGCGCCGGACTGCGTCTCCGCCGACTGGACGAGGGGCGCACCCTGCCGTGGCGGTTCAGCCCGCGCATGGAGGAGGACGGCCACGGTTCGTGGGTGTGGCCCGCCCCGGACCGCGACCGGATCCCGACGACGTTCACGATCGTCGCGACGCGTGATTGA
- a CDS encoding P-loop NTPase produces MADGTAATPDEQLGAAVLAALGRVIDPEIRRPVTELDMIRGVDVRPGGSVRVDLQLTIVGCPAADTIERDVRSAAGSVDGVHHVEVDVDVMSPATRAALTERLRAGRPRGVQFTPDSLTRVIAVTSGKGGVGKSTVTVNLAVALAAAGQRVGIVDVDVHGFSVPGLMGLTDEHGVAPRPTRVDSMILPPVAHEVKVVSIGMFVDDVSTAVSWRGPMLHRTVSQFLTDVWFGDLDVLLLDLPPGTGDVAISVGQLLPHAEVLVVTTPQAAAADVAERSGVVARQTGQKVIGVVENMAGLVQPGGSVLHLFGEGGGDETAARLSRGQDVPVPVLGRVPLSVPLREGGDAGVPVVLGAPEDPAAVALRSVAETITTMGRGLAGRKLGLSLS; encoded by the coding sequence GTGGCTGACGGCACCGCAGCGACGCCCGACGAGCAGCTCGGCGCCGCGGTCCTCGCTGCGCTCGGTCGCGTGATCGACCCCGAGATCCGCCGCCCCGTCACGGAGCTCGACATGATCCGCGGGGTCGACGTCCGGCCGGGAGGCTCGGTGCGGGTCGACCTGCAGCTCACGATCGTCGGGTGCCCCGCCGCCGACACCATCGAGCGCGACGTGCGGTCGGCCGCCGGTTCCGTGGACGGCGTGCACCACGTCGAGGTCGACGTCGACGTGATGAGCCCGGCGACCCGCGCCGCCCTCACCGAACGCCTCCGTGCCGGCCGGCCGCGCGGCGTGCAGTTCACCCCGGACTCCCTGACCCGCGTGATCGCCGTCACGAGCGGCAAGGGCGGGGTCGGGAAGTCGACGGTCACCGTCAACCTGGCCGTCGCGCTCGCAGCGGCCGGTCAGCGGGTCGGCATCGTCGACGTCGACGTGCACGGCTTCAGCGTGCCCGGCCTGATGGGGTTGACCGACGAGCACGGCGTCGCACCCCGGCCGACCCGCGTCGACAGCATGATCCTGCCGCCGGTCGCCCACGAGGTGAAGGTGGTCTCGATCGGCATGTTCGTCGACGACGTCTCGACCGCGGTGTCCTGGCGTGGACCGATGCTGCACCGCACGGTCTCGCAGTTCCTGACCGACGTGTGGTTCGGCGACCTCGACGTGCTCCTGCTCGACCTGCCGCCCGGCACCGGCGACGTGGCGATCTCGGTCGGGCAGCTGCTCCCCCACGCCGAGGTGCTCGTCGTCACGACGCCCCAGGCCGCGGCCGCCGACGTCGCCGAGCGGAGCGGGGTCGTCGCACGGCAGACCGGGCAGAAGGTCATCGGTGTGGTCGAGAACATGGCCGGGCTCGTGCAGCCCGGCGGCAGCGTCCTGCACCTGTTCGGCGAGGGCGGCGGCGACGAGACCGCCGCTCGGCTCTCCCGGGGGCAGGACGTCCCCGTGCCGGTCCTCGGCCGCGTCCCCCTGTCGGTCCCGCTCCGGGAGGGCGGCGACGCCGGCGTCCCCGTCGTGCTCGGCGCCCCGGAGGACCCCGCCGCGGTCGCCCTGCGGTCCGTCGCCGAGACCATCACCACGATGGGACGGGGCCTGGCCGGACGGAAACTCGGGCTCAGCCTGTCCTGA
- a CDS encoding DUF1003 domain-containing protein yields the protein MRTRVLPTRRRGRGDTFGRATEGIARAMGTPWFLVGLTLFCALWMGYNTLAPKPWQFDSAAIGFTALTLVLSLQASYAAPLILLAQNRQDDRDRVQFEQDRQRAERNLADTEYLAREVVALRLAMREMASKDFIRAEIRSLLEELDRRDAEEAALRADSVDDGEGAASTRG from the coding sequence ATGCGCACGCGTGTGCTCCCGACCCGCCGCCGTGGCCGCGGGGACACCTTCGGTCGGGCGACCGAGGGCATCGCGCGGGCGATGGGAACGCCCTGGTTCCTGGTCGGCCTGACCCTCTTCTGTGCCCTGTGGATGGGCTACAACACCCTCGCTCCGAAGCCGTGGCAGTTCGACTCGGCTGCGATCGGCTTCACCGCGCTCACCCTGGTGCTCTCACTGCAGGCCTCGTACGCGGCGCCGCTCATCCTGCTCGCGCAGAACCGGCAGGACGACCGCGACCGTGTGCAGTTCGAGCAGGACCGCCAGCGCGCCGAGCGCAACCTCGCCGACACCGAGTACCTGGCCCGCGAGGTCGTCGCCCTCCGCCTGGCGATGCGGGAGATGGCGTCGAAGGACTTCATCCGCGCCGAGATCCGGTCGCTGCTCGAGGAGCTCGACCGGCGGGACGCCGAGGAGGCAGCGCTGCGCGCCGACTCCGTCGACGACGGTGAGGGAGCGGCGAGCACGCGTGGCTGA
- a CDS encoding magnesium transporter MgtE N-terminal domain-containing protein encodes MSATKVFVARLAGCSVFDPAGDRVGRVRDVLVVYRRVDAPHVVGLIVEVPGKRRIFLSIGRVTSIGAGQVITTGIVNMRRFEQRGGEVRVIAEMLGRKVLLTRDRIRATIEDVAIEDRGQGDWEVSQLFLRKPKTTPSPFGKGPTTFATWNEVTEDELPGEAQSAEHVIAAYSDLVPADLASTLLDLPEERRFEVAEELPDDRLADVLEEMPDQERIEILTRLEDARAADVLDQMQPDDAADVLAQFPDDRSEALLQLMEPEEAQDVRMLLEYEPDTAGGLMTTEPVIVSADATVAEGLALIRRHELAPALGASVCVVLPPYEPPTGRFLGLVHFQRMLRYPPNERLGTLIDQQTEPVRVDASAAEVTRVMATYNLVSVPVVDDAHRLVGVVTIDDVLDHVLPDDWRSHGEGDAPSRLRQRQRKTPVTTGRRTTRGPNG; translated from the coding sequence GTGAGCGCCACGAAGGTCTTCGTCGCCCGCCTCGCCGGGTGCTCCGTCTTCGACCCCGCGGGCGACCGCGTCGGTCGCGTCCGGGACGTCCTGGTCGTGTACCGCCGCGTCGACGCCCCGCACGTCGTCGGGCTCATCGTCGAGGTGCCCGGCAAGCGCCGCATCTTCCTCAGCATCGGCCGCGTCACGTCGATCGGCGCCGGTCAGGTCATCACCACCGGCATCGTCAACATGCGTCGCTTCGAGCAGCGCGGGGGTGAGGTGCGCGTCATCGCGGAGATGCTCGGCCGCAAGGTCCTGCTGACGCGCGACCGCATCCGCGCCACGATCGAGGACGTCGCGATCGAGGACCGCGGACAGGGCGACTGGGAGGTGTCGCAGCTCTTCCTCCGCAAGCCGAAGACGACGCCGTCGCCGTTCGGCAAGGGCCCGACGACGTTCGCCACGTGGAACGAGGTCACCGAGGACGAGCTCCCCGGCGAGGCCCAGTCCGCCGAGCACGTGATCGCCGCCTACTCCGACCTGGTCCCGGCCGACCTGGCGTCGACGCTCCTCGACCTGCCCGAGGAGCGCCGGTTCGAGGTCGCCGAGGAGCTCCCCGACGACCGGCTCGCCGACGTGCTCGAGGAGATGCCCGACCAGGAGCGCATCGAGATCCTGACCCGGCTCGAGGACGCCCGCGCAGCCGACGTCCTCGACCAGATGCAGCCCGACGACGCCGCCGACGTGCTCGCGCAGTTCCCCGACGACCGGAGCGAGGCGCTGCTGCAGCTCATGGAGCCGGAGGAGGCGCAGGACGTCCGCATGCTCCTCGAGTACGAGCCGGACACCGCGGGTGGTCTCATGACCACCGAACCCGTCATCGTCTCCGCGGACGCGACCGTGGCCGAGGGGCTGGCGCTCATCCGCCGGCACGAGCTCGCCCCGGCGCTCGGCGCGAGCGTGTGCGTGGTGCTGCCGCCGTACGAGCCGCCGACCGGTCGGTTCCTCGGGCTCGTGCACTTCCAGCGCATGCTCCGGTACCCGCCGAACGAGCGCCTCGGCACGCTCATCGACCAGCAGACCGAGCCGGTCCGCGTCGACGCGAGCGCTGCCGAGGTCACGCGCGTGATGGCGACCTACAACCTCGTGTCCGTCCCCGTGGTCGACGACGCCCACCGTCTGGTCGGGGTGGTGACGATCGACGATGTCCTCGACCACGTCCTGCCGGACGACTGGCGAAGTCACGGCGAGGGGGATGCCCCCTCGCGACTCCGCCAACGCCAGCGCAAGACGCCCGTGACGACGGGGAGGAGGACCACCCGTGGCCCGAACGGATGA
- a CDS encoding general stress protein translates to MSNQSPFAGRTAQAFPTLPRGDVLGTYDSYPDAQRVVAKLAEADFPVAKISIVGNDLKTVERVTGKMTYGRAAIAGALSGLWLGIFFGIVLTLFSPTAGGLIIAAAIIGAAFGMLYGIVSFAITKRQRDFTSVHQVLATNYQIVVDPQLTGQAQRILGQHGATPSTHWNDAPQPGAPGSQARPSQGQEPWRPGPRQGSPYGGHATPHQPQQHRPGGPQQSGPSAAGPRYGTNDGPRYGTNDGPRYGETPQTAQQPAPTSDPRVPQSRPGQPPQYGERVDGADERPAGADQRPGSAPDDRRDGERG, encoded by the coding sequence GTGAGCAACCAGAGCCCGTTCGCCGGACGCACCGCCCAGGCCTTCCCGACGCTGCCGCGTGGGGACGTCCTCGGCACCTACGACAGCTACCCCGATGCCCAGCGCGTCGTCGCGAAGCTCGCCGAGGCGGACTTCCCCGTCGCCAAGATCTCGATCGTCGGCAACGACCTGAAGACCGTCGAGCGCGTCACCGGGAAGATGACCTACGGCCGTGCGGCCATCGCGGGCGCGCTCTCCGGTCTCTGGCTCGGCATCTTCTTCGGCATCGTGCTGACGCTGTTCTCACCGACGGCGGGCGGTCTGATCATCGCCGCGGCGATCATCGGCGCCGCGTTCGGCATGCTGTACGGCATCGTCTCGTTCGCGATCACGAAGCGGCAGCGGGACTTCACGAGCGTGCACCAGGTGCTCGCCACGAACTACCAGATCGTCGTCGACCCGCAGCTCACCGGCCAGGCGCAGCGGATCCTCGGCCAGCACGGCGCAACGCCGTCGACGCACTGGAACGACGCTCCGCAGCCGGGCGCGCCGGGTTCGCAGGCCCGTCCGTCCCAGGGCCAGGAGCCGTGGCGTCCGGGCCCCCGGCAGGGCTCGCCCTACGGTGGGCACGCGACGCCGCACCAGCCGCAGCAGCACCGGCCTGGAGGCCCGCAGCAGTCCGGCCCGTCGGCCGCCGGTCCGCGGTACGGGACCAACGACGGCCCGCGGTACGGGACCAACGACGGCCCCCGGTACGGCGAGACCCCGCAGACGGCGCAGCAGCCGGCGCCGACGTCGGACCCGCGTGTCCCGCAGTCACGACCGGGCCAGCCCCCGCAGTACGGGGAGCGCGTCGACGGAGCCGACGAGCGCCCCGCCGGTGCGGACCAGCGACCCGGCTCGGCACCCGACGACCGCCGCGACGGCGAGCGCGGCTGA
- a CDS encoding GNAT family N-acetyltransferase, with the protein MPDASPSTTSAPTDGPIAPRGLVIDVEHFDSPDAQRLRAAQRLEIDRAYGGDTEPGEKPTADSIAVFFLARDEDGTPLGCGGLRLVQDGIAEVKRMYVRPESRGAGVSSAILRRLEEAAIDLGSPALVLETGDEQKRAIGFYEREGFRRIAQFGPYVGAARSMCYSKVL; encoded by the coding sequence ATGCCCGACGCCTCCCCCAGCACGACGTCCGCCCCGACCGACGGCCCGATCGCGCCGCGCGGGCTGGTGATCGACGTCGAGCACTTCGACTCGCCCGACGCACAGCGGCTCCGCGCCGCCCAGCGTCTCGAGATCGACCGGGCCTACGGCGGGGACACCGAACCGGGCGAGAAGCCGACGGCCGACTCGATCGCGGTCTTCTTCCTGGCCCGCGACGAGGACGGCACGCCCCTCGGCTGCGGTGGCCTGCGCCTGGTGCAGGACGGCATCGCCGAGGTGAAGCGGATGTACGTGCGGCCGGAGTCCCGCGGGGCCGGTGTGTCGAGCGCGATCCTCCGTCGCCTCGAGGAGGCCGCGATCGACCTGGGTTCCCCGGCGCTCGTGCTCGAGACCGGCGACGAGCAGAAGCGCGCGATCGGGTTCTACGAGCGCGAGGGCTTCCGCCGCATCGCGCAGTTCGGGCCGTACGTCGGAGCGGCGCGGTCGATGTGCTACTCGAAGGTGCTCTGA